aaggtccaaggaatggccgggcgaaggttcgacgaaggcgtccgctgttcgaaaggagacgagcaaccttctccgcagtgaggcacttcaacctgagaaggaaggggaggcgcctacccagcgcccggaaacccctcctccacagacagaatcgatggaggaggaggcagcagatggacaaacagttcagtggcaagtggtccagaggaaaaccacaaagaaaaaacatcccaaagccaccacccaaaccagtggcaagaggaggctctcttctgaatcagactgcaacaactcctcttcactggacggggaaatgctggaacgacagccctttcaaaagaggcggcagaactccgagatggatgataaagcatcccagcccccgggcactggaagctgtgatgggcccggcgtgccccaaccccaattcccctcacgtaacgacgtggccaacgcatctcagctccgggacaccgggagcaaagacacgtctggcgcacctgagctccgggagaccgggagctgtgatgttttcgaggaggaacagatggaagcagctgaggacaacccaatgctccctgcctacaagaccccccagatgtcacccgagcggcacaaaccctgcatgaaaaatcaggaggggtttctgagcccaaccaacgtgaaactgcttgcgcacacgatgggtatgcaggaacataccgaaggactgggactagcgaggacaaatggtatgggaagcaacaactaatttttagtaaaaaatgggtataagaattgcttccattaatgtgcgtagcattaaatcgactacgtgatgtgtttcaaccttggattaccttgccaaggtcaaagctgacagactgtttctgcaggagtgtggaataccacacctcagcacctacaggcagtggtcgcgatggtggtcccacgggccatcgatctgttcggggggtaatgactgccgttcctccggcctgggtattctgctgcggggaggtaacttcaccatctccgaagttaaggaggtggtgggcgaccgcctcctcgtagcagacatgATGTACAACAGCGCTCcactccagttgatcaacgtgtatgccccggtacaacgcagcgagcggctgaccgtcttccagcagctcccactgctgctggcgacgtccaggccggtcatcctaggcggtgacttcaactgcatcatcgatgcggctggacgatccggcagtgacgacagcaaactggacgctacgtccagattcctaatagaaacagttcaggatgccaaactgcacgacgtcttcaacaaacctgcagacggagcgcagcgcagatacacatggtcaagatcgaacgggtctgcccgttccaggattgacttcctgtttgtgtcccgtgctgtcacggtcggatccaccgacgtcaagccggcgttcttctccgaccactgcctcttactggccgactgtcacttacaggacgaccagcgggttggcagagggacgtggaagctcaatgcgacactgctgaccccagagaacgttgaggaattcaaaagggattacaatggttggagaaccgtgaaacccctctttgagtctccagttcactggtgggaagcgattaaggagaagatcaagaggttcttcatccacaaaggtgttcagaaggcgagagagagacagagggaactgtcccgactccagaaaattatgcaaaatctactccggttgcagtcaatgggggtcgaggtcaaggaggacctccaagaggtgaagagccagcaagcctcgctcttcgccaaggaggcctccaagatcatcttccggtccagagtccgctccatcgagcaggatgagacgtgctcgcgttacttcttccaaaaggtacacagagagagctctgttatcagcagcctgaaggaagaagatggctcggtaacatcttcgcagcccgacatactcaggatcagcaaatccttttatgctgggctgcatgacgcgaagcccacagacagcagagcctcccagtccttcctgtcatctatcacagaggtcttagatgacagcaggagggagggactggacaagccgctaactctggacgagctgacaaaggccgtcgagtctttcgagacgagtaaaactcccgggagcgacggcttaccggtcgagttgtactcggccctgtgggactgggtcagcccagacctgctggaagtatacgagagtatgctcctggccggcagcaagtcagaatccatgagaaaaggcatcatcaccctcatttacaagcagaagggggagagggcagaaatcagaaattggcggcccatctcactgcttaatgttgactacaagattctgtccaaagtcatagccagtcgagtcaagtctgctctggagttggtgattcaccccgatcagacctgtactgtacacggcaggaagatctctgatagtctcgcgctactcagggatacgatcgcctacgtacgggacaggagggtggacacctgcctcatcagcctggaccaggagaaggcttttgacaggatatcgcacacctacatgatggacgtgctttccaaaatagggtttggggagggaatctgcaattggatccaactgctctgcacaaacatcagtagcgcagtgtcaatcaacgggtgggaatctgaaagtttcccgatcaaatctggagtcagacagggctgtcctctgtccccggtcttgtttgtttgctgtactgaaccctttgctgagtcgattaggaaggatgcgagcataagaggggtgacaatcccaggcagtggaggcactcaggtcaaaacctccctgtacatggatgacgtcgccgtcttctgctcggatccgctgtccgtgcgcagactgatgagcatctgcgaccagttcgaactggcctcgggagccaaagttaaccacggcaagagcgaggccatgttctttgggaattgggctgaccgatcctttgtccccttcaccgtcaggtcagattacctgaaggtgctggggatatggttcggaagggccggggcgtgcaccaaaacatgggaggagcgagtagccaaggtacgacaaacgttggggatgtgggggcagcgatctctctccattgtgggtaagaacctggtcatcaggtgcgaggcgctcacgttgttgctcgacgtggagcaggtctggcccataccctactcctgcgccgtggcagtcacccgagccattttccgcttcgtctggggatctaaaatggaccgggtccggagggacacgatgttcaaatctctggacatgggcgggaaaaatgtacccaacgtggccctcatcctgatgaccaccttcgtgtgtggctgcatcaagctatgtgtagatccccagtacgcaaactccaagtgtcactacgtgctgaggttctatctgtccccggtgttgcgaaggatgggcctggtcacattgccgcggaaagcactatgcagttgggcggcgccgtaccacctatccttcgtggagcagtttctgcggaaaaacacctttgaccaccggtccatcaggcagtggtctgcacggaatgtcctcaatgccctacgggaaaaggaaacggtggatcctgtcggatggttccccgagcagaccgtcaaagtcatttggcggaatgcctcatcacaagaactttcaaacaagcaccaagacgtagcttggctggtggtgagaagggccctccccgtcagatccttcatgcacacccgaagtctcgccccctccgcacagtgcccccgcgttggctgtggtggggaagagacggtcgcccacctcctcctggaatgtgcctttgcaaagcatgtgtggaaagagatgcagtggtttttgtcaaggttcatcccaagcagctctgtaacacaggagtctgtgctctacgggctgttcccagggacgcacaccgagacaaacatcaactgctgctggaggactatcaattcggtgaaagacgccctttggtctgcccgaaacttgctggtcttccagcgcaatgagttgtccaccaccgaatgttgcagactggcacgttccaaggtccaggactacgtgctgagggacgcactaaagcttggggcagccacagcaaaggctcaatggggaaagaccacagtgtaaggttcccccaccaagctggactgaggggctggatcaatgggaaacccctcgaactgtatcgttaatattctcaattgctgtaaatgtaaaactgtaattgacatgacaattgtgaaacggaagggttgggaagaaacagatgacagtattgaaggaaactgatctcccttgcaatgtttgtattttttggtgctgtttggaaactgtttggcaatgtaatttttaaagatttttaagaatacagtatattttggaaaaaaaaagtaatgtattttttacagatttttatgaataaagtatattttggaaaaaaaaatctccagcatttcttgtgtttatttttgttccatgtaaggaactagtcacatgattaacctgccgtgcaccctgggagctttttgacttTGTGTAACCAAAcgatacttggttgaaattgatggaaaagtgagaaatgtccatgtagatcacatgatctcagcaagggctgaaccaaaacatgagcacgATCTGCTTGATCACGAGCTCATGCCAGGATTTGAACCAGTTCAGGCTCAGTGACTGAAATTTCGATTTCTGAGAAAGAAACAATGTCTTCTTTAAAtactgaaccaaaaccaagcaATCCAAAACCTGACTCAACACCGAAACCCGTAAGATCAGAAAGACGTTgtaaaccagttattaaacttgatttgtcgataaagttcattgaagagaaacaaaaagaaaaatacttttcttttgaagtgggaagtactgtaatgtatttatatattatgttgatgaggtgatgatgcaaagacataaataaacacttgcttgaactggccatgcttggtgcccATTTTCTCTGAGTGTGCCACCAGAATATATtacaacaaacagctttctgatctgAAGTCTGATGTGCTCCTGCTGTGACACGAGATGATGGTCCTTCCTTGATCTGGAGTATTTGAGACACTGATTCAAAAATTCTAACTTGGTGACACATGAAGGTTTTCAACTCCcccaagtctcaccccctccacaccaccccatgAGAGAGCTATGAGAAGCAGCATTCCCTGTCAGTGCCCAGATCACACTCACTTCTGCTTCCTGCTGCCAGTGATTTACAACAAACCCAATTACAGAGAtcgggcacaaagaatcatcatggaaagagacatgggcttcaaatccaaagctgaaaggacaggatcagaggaacagctgttgtTCTGCGATGTGGACTTTGGTCAGAGCTggaaacaagcagttccacaagaAAGGGGAGAACCAGTAAATTAGAGTTGGGCCTTTCAGGAATTCTGCCAGGAAACACTCTTTCCCGCAAAGGACAGTGTGAGTCTGGAACTCTCCCACTTAATAGCggataaacctgagggtcaattgacaacTTCAAACCTGAAATTGAGAGAttttcaatgcagagaggttatgagggtttgtggaatcagagcagagagctggagttaagatacagctgAGTCAGGATCTACTTGAAAGGcgcaacaggcttgaggagctgaatggccaagCCCCATTTCAATGTTCCTGTGACTGCAACGGGACAGAAACAGAAAGAGCTGCAAACATACGTCGCATTTTACTCATATTTCACAGCAAACATATCTGCAGCCAGGAGCTGAAAGGGGAgagatgacccctcgatgacctgagaataagtacagaatggcctccttcaatactggtgattttatcaggataagacgctgaacattagaaattaatccaatgGGAATCGCCACTCTCCGCCTCCATGAATTGGCCATTCTAATGCTGGGATAGGGGATGTGGGTGTCTGGTTTGGGCAGAGGGTTGGCTGTGGTACCACGAacgctccctctccacctcctcgctCCATGACCCCACACCGTTTCCCATCCCCTTCCCCTCTGCACGGGCCCCCGGCAGCATCTGATCCACAGACGCTTTCCAGCAGACATCACAGAAGAGTGATCGGAATCTTGGTACTCTctttccattttccctgtcccacccatggccaatgaggctcctctcctcccacccaccctgagagcaattAACCCACCTTTtacataaatttaaactggaaaagtgtcttgTAAAGAGAAATAGCAGAGGGGATGCTGTACCccatcagagaggattgtgttcctgaatccccaactatttttgtcatgtttccattcaatgtacacatcctctccttggtctgtccctggagacctgtcatatcacatTTCTCTCCAGAAAATTTCTAAAGATGttttccccatccctccaggataggcctggagtccccagcactccctccattctagtactttctgaaatactacccatGCTATTTGATAgttaagagagacagaggggaacgaggcaaatcaagcatggctgagcctttagtgTTGACAAACAGGGCTCCATTTCCTGAACCAGTgccacagctttcagaatagaaggagcctatacaaacctgatgggttccacttaaacaaaagagctggagatgctgacagtcagaacagataaaatgtggaggagtgtttgaagcagatgctgtgttgtTACTGTAGTTCTACTATGGAATTATTTGAAGGagatgattctgaatgtaatggatcaacgtggacccgtccaaggcaaaggttccaaACTTccttgtggtccagcctggttgaatgaaactgaagaaaacaaatcactcagaagtggaaaagaaatgtaaggccatgaaagcacagaattcagatggatgcaataccagatggtatggcaagagtgtaaaacagcaacagactggtgaataaaactttcccattgaatgagacaagagaagagaAAGGTAATAATCGAGTCAGGTGAGTTGTgaaactattcacattccaccttgatctgaataggactgttgaagggagtgattgagaagaatagaggagaaatgaaaagaaaggagaaataaacacaaGGTCTTTTTATTTTAGATTGACAGACTGTAAAGTACGGGTGTCGGAAGATATAGCGTGAAGTTggttgtgacaagatcacaggCAAGTTGTGCTTACagctgtgccctgagacaaggtgtgtgttgacaggaaagctgctttcttttgcacaaaatgtattttattcataaaatttgtggaaGTACATTGCAAAGCAggccaaatttgacattacataagatgcaatacagatcaatttctttcactacagtacatgaggtatctcactatatctgtctgcacaggttatatttacagtaattacattatacatcaaacattctctggtgcatacagcccaaggggttttacatgggttccagtccctcactgcacaatggccttctttggcctccttgtctcgagaggcaatcggtaagcgcctggaagtggtcagtggtttttgaaacagcacctggagtggctttaaaggccaattctagagtgacagactcttccacaggtgctgcagataaaattggttgtcggggctgttacacagttggttcgctccttgcgcttctgtcttttttcctgccaacagctaagtctcttcaactcaccaaacttcagccccgcctttatggctgtccgtcagctcaggCGAACACTggtaactgattcccacgacttgtggtcaatgtcacaggacttcatgtcgcgtttgcagacgtctttaaagcagagacatggacggccggtgggtctgataccagtggcgagctcattgcacaatgtgtccttggggatcctgccatcttccatgcagctcacatggccaatccatctcaagcgccgttggctcagtagggtgtatatgctggggatgttggcctccttgaggacttctgcaatggagatacagtcctgccacatgatgccaaggattctccggaggcagcaaagatggaatgacttgagacgtcgctcttggctgacatacattgtcttaGACTTCAGCCTTTCCCCGTTGAGACTCCAtgctggcttccccaagctttaatgcgtccagcacatagtcttggatgttgcaatgtgccagtctgcaacactcggtcatggacagctctttgcactggaatacctgtcccacggccgggctcgttctcaatagagatcatttcaaatgaacatttcctaaatccacacattctctctcacaataaagagaacaggatgtctggcagattcagtgtgagacggtaacactgccaggtaaaggccgctttccaactccaatcttaacacaggagattccccaaacagctgcaataagatgtttgtaaactgctggaagcggatgtgtatggaaatggtgatgttactgaggaggtttcttgttatagaatggactgcctttaggtgggaatattactgagtgttaattgtagcaggatcatatttaaaagctccggctttctggaaagctttgactgtgaaggccgagtctggaagggtttgtgtggagagctgggtttcggttctactgttaataaagggtttgaaattggcagcccggagcaaactggaggtggagctgaaagatgaggggccgttctctctctgtctgtcactctgggtgtctcctcccctcccgctctctgtttaatcttcactctgtctcctcccctcactgcacctctcagccaggtccgggcggccactataaaaaggagcctgaaggATTCTGTTTCTCATATCCAGCAGTGAACTGAGTGAAGAATTATCATGTCAGGCAgaggctcggatccgctgtccgtgcgcagactgatgagcatctgcgaccagttcgaactggcctcgggagccaaagttaaccacggcaagagcgaggccatgttctttgggaactgggctgaccgatcctttgtccccttcaccgtctggtcagattacctgaaggtgctggggatatggttcggaagggcagttccgtgcaccaaaatctgggaggagtgagtagccaaggtacaacaaaagttgagcatgtgggggcagcgatctctctccattgtgggtaagaatctggttatcaggtgcgaggcgatcacgttgtttagttttagtttagtttagttcagacatacagcactgaaacaggccctttggcccaccgagtctgtgccgaccatcaaccacccattttatactaatcctacactaattccatattcctaccacttccccacctgtccctatatttcccttccacctacctacacttcttctcttttgggcctccttatctcgagagacaatggatacgcgcctggaggtggtcagtggtttgtgaagcagcgcctggagtggctataaaggccaattctggagtgacaggctcttccacaggtgctgcagagaaatttgtttgtcggggctgttgcacagttggctctccccttgcgcctctgtcttttttcctgccaactactaagtctcttcgactcgccacaatttagccctgtctttatggctgcccgccagctctggcgaatgctggcaactgactcccacgacttgtgatcaatgtcacacgatttcatgtcgcgtttgcagacgtctttatagcggagacatggacggccggtgggtctgataccagtggcaagctcgctgtacaatgtgtctttggggatcctgccatcttccatgcggctcacatggccaagccatctcaagtgccgctgactcagtagtgtgtataagctgggggtgttggccgcttcaaggacttctgtgttggagatatagtcctgccacctgatgccaagtattctccgaaggcagcgaagatggaatgaattgagacgtcgctcttggctggcatacgttgtccaggcctcgctgccgtagagcaaggtactgaggacacaggcctgatacattcggacttttgtgttccgtgtcagtgcgccattttcccacactctcttggccagtctggacatagcagtggaagcttgttgatttctgcatcgagagacaggttactggtgatagttgagcctaggtaggtgaactcttgaaccacttccagagcgtggtcgccaatattgatggatggagcatttctgacgtcctgccccatgatgttcgttttcttgaggctgatggttaggccaaattcattgcaggcagccgcaaacctgtcgatgagactctgcaggcactcttcagtgtgagatattaatgcagcatcgtcagcaaagaggagttctcagatgaggactttccgtactttggacttcgctcttcgacgggcaaggttgaacaacctgccccctgatcttgtgtggaggaaaattcctgcttcagaggatttgaacgcatgtgaaagcagcagggagaagaaaatcccaaaaagtgtgggtgcgagaacacagccctgtttcacaccactcaggataggaaaggactcttacctacactaggggcaatttataatggccaatttacctatcaacctgcaagtctctggcatgtgggaggaaaccggagcacccggaggaaacccacgcagacacagctagaacttgcaaactccacacaggcagtaccctgaattgaacccgggttgctggagttgtgaagctgcagtgctaaccactgcgccactgtgccgccctgtgctgctCTACGTGGcgaaggtctggcccataccccagtcctgcgctgtggcagtcacccgagccattttccgcttcatccggGGATCGAAAATGTACCGGATccgaagggacacgatgttcaaatctctggacaagggcgggaaaaatgtacccaccgtggccctcatcctgatgaccaccttcgtgtgcggctgcatcaagctgtatgtagatctccagtacgcaaactccaagtgtcactacgtgctgaggttctatctgtccctggtgttgcgaaggatggacctggtcacattgccgcagaacgctccatcaagttggactgtgccgtaccacctatccttcgtggagcagtttctgcgggaaaacacctttgaccaccgatccatcaggcagtggtctgcacggaatgtcctcaaggccctacgggaaaaggagacgggggatcctgtcggatggttccccgagcagaccgccaaagtcatttggcagaatgcctcatcaccagaactttcaaacaagcaccaagacgtaactTGGCTCgtggtgagaagagccttccccgtcagatccttcatgcacacccgaagtctcgccccctctgcacaatgcccccacggtggctgtggtggggaagagacggttgcccacctcctcctggaatgtgtctttgcaaagcagatgtggaaagagatgcagtggtttttgtcaaggttcatcccaagcagctctgtaacacaggggtctgtgctctccgggctattcccagggacgcacaccgagacaaacatcaactgctgctggaacactatcaactcggtgaaagacgtcctttggtctgcccgaaacttgctggtcttccagcgcaaagagttgtccacgaccgaatgttgcagactggcacattccaaggtccaggactacgtgctgagggacgcactaaagcttggggcagccgcagcaaaggctcaatgtggaaagaccactgtgtaaggtccccccaccaagctgaacggaggggctggatccatgggaaacccctcgaactgtatcgggaaaactttttgtgctgtaaatgtaaaaatgtatatggcatgacaatgaaatggaagggttgtgaggcaactcaaaattgtatagaaggaaacggatcacctttgcactgttggtattttttgacttgatgctgttttaaactgtttaggaatgtaatttttacagatttttaagaataaagtatattttggaaataaaaaaaatgtcaggcagaggtaaaggaggcaaaggactgggcaaagggggAGCAAAgccgcaccgcaaagtgcttcatgagaatatccagggcatcaccaaaccagcaatccgccgcctggctcgctgtGGCGGggccaagcggatctcgggtttgatctatgaggagactcgcggggtgttgaaggttttcctggagaatgtgatcagggatgcggtcacctacgctgagcacgccaagcgcaagacggtcactgccatggatgtggtgtacgctctgaaatggcagggccgcactctctacggattcggcggttgaacaactcgaccctttcctgcaaacacacaacaaaggctcttctaagagccacccaccgcctcacagagagagcagtgacctggaaacgggagatcggataggctgttcagaactgtctggaataaatctgcgcTGTGTTCGGGTAGAAACTTGGAATCGCAGAGTTTGACATTTcaattgcagcaaggatgtgcagtggatttgactttctaaacgggctgtgtaaacagcgcctgaggctccacatttagttatttccccagtccacacatgccctcagtgaaaagccacatcactctggAATTCCCggtttgagcccgcgctcacttctgattggtcaccctcttcccattcgcatgtcttaaccaatcgcagagcctcgaattcgaaaacacagcaaatcattggcttaaattgtcgtcctaacacagtttgaattcgaaaaaggcgccaatttcagtgtcgaaaagaagcgattactggaaaatctatttaaatttGTTGGTAAAATATTTCCCCATAACCTTGA
This sequence is a window from Heterodontus francisci isolate sHetFra1 unplaced genomic scaffold, sHetFra1.hap1 HAP1_SCAFFOLD_121, whole genome shotgun sequence. Protein-coding genes within it:
- the LOC137359697 gene encoding histone H4-like, producing MSGRGKGGKGLGKGGAKPHRKVLHENIQGITKPAIRRLARCGGAKRISGLIYEETRGVLKVFLENVIRDAVTYAEHAKRKTVTAMDVVYALKWQGRTLYGFGG